The Aliiroseovarius pelagivivens genome contains a region encoding:
- a CDS encoding LysR family transcriptional regulator: MDWDDLKVFLAVARGESLSRAGRVLKRDAATVGRRVSKLEADLGLSLFTKSPQGYALTDAGLRLLSHAERAEQAVMSGVDELAGQSGQLSGQVRIGATDGVASFILPQVCAAIQRDHPELELQIVALPRVINLSKREADMAITVSPPQTGRITVQKITDYNLHLAASHEYLEQAAPLECLADLRNHPVVGYIQDMISYPELDFLEDLGVEKTALASNLVSVQLGLVKQGGGVGVTHDFILPSAPELKRVLTDELSIRRSFYLVRHEGDARMERFARVGEELLCGIRDEVARLEGMVGR; the protein is encoded by the coding sequence TTGGACTGGGATGATCTGAAAGTGTTTTTGGCGGTGGCGCGCGGGGAAAGCCTGTCGCGCGCTGGACGTGTGTTGAAACGCGATGCGGCGACCGTGGGGCGGCGGGTGTCCAAGTTGGAGGCGGATCTTGGGTTGTCGCTATTCACGAAATCTCCGCAAGGTTATGCGTTGACCGATGCGGGGCTGCGCCTGTTGTCCCATGCTGAACGGGCCGAGCAGGCGGTAATGTCAGGCGTGGACGAGCTGGCAGGGCAGTCTGGCCAGTTGTCCGGGCAAGTGCGGATCGGGGCCACCGATGGGGTGGCAAGTTTCATTCTGCCGCAGGTCTGCGCCGCGATTCAGCGCGATCATCCTGAGCTGGAGTTGCAGATTGTGGCGCTTCCGCGTGTGATCAACCTGTCTAAGCGCGAGGCGGATATGGCGATTACGGTTTCGCCTCCGCAGACTGGACGGATCACAGTTCAAAAGATCACGGATTACAATCTGCATCTTGCGGCGTCGCATGAGTATCTAGAGCAGGCTGCGCCTTTGGAGTGTTTGGCCGACCTGCGCAACCATCCCGTGGTGGGGTATATTCAAGACATGATTTCCTATCCTGAATTGGATTTTCTCGAGGATCTGGGTGTTGAGAAAACCGCGCTGGCCTCGAACCTTGTCTCGGTTCAGTTGGGTCTTGTGAAGCAGGGCGGCGGTGTGGGGGTGACGCATGATTTCATTTTGCCGTCAGCACCGGAACTGAAGCGGGTTTTGACGGATGAATTGTCGATCAGACGTTCCTTTTATCTGGTGCGCCACGAGGGCGATGCGCGCATGGAACGTTTCGCGCGGGTGGGCGAAGAGCTGTTGTGTGGGATTCGGGACGAAGTTGCCCGGCTTGAAGGAATGGTGGGCAGATGA
- a CDS encoding CoA-acylating methylmalonate-semialdehyde dehydrogenase — MQKLGHWINGQMVDGTSGRFADVYNPATGEVQAQVALATKAELDDAVAKAAEAQKAWGATNPQKRGRVMMALVGLLNRDMDKLAEALSREHGKTIPDAKGDVQRGLEVIEYCIGAAQMMKGEFTDSAGPGIDMYSMRQPLGVVASITPFNFPAMIPLWGMGPALAAGNAMILKPSERDPSVPLMLAELCKEAGLPDGVLQVVNGDKDSVDAILDNETVQGVAFVGSTPIAHYIYSRATANGKRAQCFGGAKNHMIIMPDADIEQAADALIGAGFGAAGERCMAISVAVPVGNETADKLRDALVPRIEKLKVAPYTDGDDVDYGPVVTAAAKENILRLINSGVEQGADLVVDSRDFKLQGYEDGFFVGPHLFDNVTTDMDIYKQEIFGPVLSMVRAENYEEAIGHAMDHEYGNGTAIFTRDGDTARDFANRINIGMVGINVPIPVPLAYHTFGGWKKSGFGDLNQHGPDAFKFYTRTKTVTQRWPSGIKEGGEFNFKAMD; from the coding sequence ATGCAGAAACTTGGACACTGGATCAACGGCCAGATGGTCGATGGAACGTCAGGCCGCTTTGCCGACGTCTACAACCCCGCCACTGGCGAAGTGCAGGCACAGGTTGCCCTGGCCACCAAAGCCGAGCTGGACGACGCCGTCGCCAAAGCCGCCGAAGCCCAGAAAGCTTGGGGTGCCACCAACCCGCAGAAACGCGGCCGCGTAATGATGGCTCTGGTTGGCCTTCTGAACCGTGACATGGACAAACTGGCCGAAGCCCTGTCGCGCGAGCATGGTAAAACCATCCCCGACGCAAAAGGCGACGTACAACGCGGTCTGGAAGTGATCGAATACTGCATCGGTGCTGCCCAGATGATGAAGGGCGAGTTCACGGATTCGGCTGGTCCCGGCATCGACATGTACTCGATGCGCCAGCCGCTGGGCGTTGTGGCCTCGATCACGCCATTCAACTTCCCCGCCATGATCCCTCTGTGGGGCATGGGTCCGGCCTTGGCCGCTGGTAACGCGATGATCCTGAAACCGTCCGAGCGTGACCCCTCGGTTCCGCTGATGCTGGCTGAGCTGTGCAAAGAAGCTGGCTTGCCCGATGGCGTGCTGCAGGTTGTAAACGGCGACAAAGACTCGGTTGACGCCATTCTGGACAACGAAACCGTGCAGGGCGTGGCCTTCGTTGGCTCGACCCCGATCGCGCACTACATCTACTCGCGCGCAACCGCCAACGGCAAACGCGCACAGTGCTTCGGTGGTGCGAAAAACCACATGATCATCATGCCCGACGCAGACATCGAGCAAGCCGCTGACGCGCTGATCGGTGCTGGTTTCGGCGCTGCTGGCGAACGTTGCATGGCGATCTCGGTTGCTGTTCCGGTAGGCAATGAAACCGCAGACAAGCTGCGTGACGCTCTGGTCCCGCGCATCGAGAAGCTGAAAGTGGCCCCATACACCGACGGTGATGATGTCGACTACGGCCCCGTTGTGACCGCTGCCGCCAAAGAAAACATCCTGCGCCTGATCAATTCGGGTGTTGAACAGGGTGCTGATCTGGTTGTCGACAGCCGTGACTTCAAACTGCAAGGCTATGAAGACGGCTTCTTTGTTGGCCCGCACCTGTTTGACAACGTCACAACCGACATGGACATCTACAAGCAGGAAATCTTTGGCCCTGTTCTGTCGATGGTCCGCGCCGAGAACTATGAAGAGGCAATCGGCCACGCCATGGATCACGAATACGGCAACGGCACCGCGATCTTCACCCGCGATGGTGACACCGCGCGTGACTTCGCCAACCGGATCAACATCGGCATGGTCGGCATCAACGTTCCGATCCCGGTTCCGCTGGCCTATCACACCTTTGGCGGCTGGAAAAAGTCGGGCTTCGGCGATCTGAACCAGCACGGTCCGGACGCGTTCAAGTTCTACACACGCACCAAGACCGTGACCCAGCGCTGGCCGTCGGGCATCAAAGAAGGTGGCGAGTTCAACTTCAAAGCCATGGACTAA
- a CDS encoding carboxylate-amine ligase produces MARQAPTFSIGIEEEYLLVDRDSLALREAPDEMMEACRAELEGQVSPEYLQCQIEIGTRVCANVTEARDDLKRLRASVAKHAKDYGLAPIAASCHPFASWKDQHHVNKDRYNDLRRDLAGVVRRMLICGMHVHVGIPDPDTRIDLVNQLSYFLPHLLAMSASSPFWQGEDTGLASYRLTVFDNLPRTGLPPQLGSWSEYERSVQALVDIGVIEDSSKIWWDLRPSARFPTIEARICDVQPRLEDTLSLAALIQCLTRMLWRLKARNQRWRQYDNFLIGENRWRAQRYGVSGGLIDFGLGEIVGFDALMDEMIELIAEDAQFLGCEAEVERARLILSNGTPADRQRAVYQDSIQAEKPKEEALRDVVRHLVNSFHDGL; encoded by the coding sequence ATGGCCCGACAAGCCCCGACATTCTCGATTGGGATCGAGGAAGAATACCTTCTGGTCGACCGCGACAGTCTTGCCCTGCGCGAAGCCCCCGACGAAATGATGGAGGCCTGCCGCGCAGAGTTGGAAGGCCAGGTCAGCCCCGAGTATCTGCAATGTCAGATCGAGATTGGCACCCGCGTCTGTGCCAACGTGACCGAGGCCCGCGATGACCTGAAACGTCTGCGCGCCAGCGTTGCCAAACACGCCAAGGACTATGGCTTGGCCCCGATTGCGGCCTCGTGCCATCCGTTTGCCAGCTGGAAAGACCAGCATCACGTCAATAAAGACCGATACAACGATCTACGCCGCGATCTGGCGGGCGTTGTGCGTCGAATGCTGATCTGCGGGATGCATGTGCATGTGGGGATCCCCGATCCCGACACCCGGATCGACCTTGTGAATCAGCTGTCCTATTTTCTGCCGCACCTTCTGGCCATGTCCGCCAGCTCACCTTTCTGGCAGGGCGAGGATACGGGGCTGGCGTCTTACCGGCTGACCGTCTTTGACAACCTTCCCCGCACCGGCCTGCCCCCGCAGCTTGGCAGCTGGTCGGAATATGAACGCTCGGTTCAGGCGCTTGTGGATATCGGCGTGATCGAGGACAGCTCGAAAATCTGGTGGGATCTGCGCCCGTCTGCCCGCTTCCCTACGATCGAGGCACGGATTTGCGATGTTCAGCCCCGGCTGGAAGACACCTTGTCTCTGGCCGCTTTGATCCAATGCCTGACCCGGATGCTGTGGCGTCTGAAAGCACGGAACCAGCGCTGGCGGCAGTATGACAACTTCCTGATCGGTGAAAATCGCTGGCGCGCGCAGCGCTACGGCGTATCCGGTGGGCTGATTGACTTTGGTCTGGGCGAGATCGTGGGCTTTGATGCCCTTATGGACGAGATGATCGAGCTGATCGCCGAGGATGCACAATTTCTGGGGTGTGAAGCAGAAGTCGAACGCGCCCGCTTGATCTTGTCAAACGGCACACCCGCTGACCGGCAACGCGCTGTGTATCAAGACAGTATTCAGGCCGAAAAACCGAAAGAAGAAGCTTTACGCGATGTGGTCCGCCATCTGGTCAACTCTTTCCATGACGGACTGTGA
- a CDS encoding acyl-CoA dehydrogenase family protein: protein MDFALSEEQTLIFDMAKSFGEENIAPNSEKWEAEETIPKELWPQLAELGFGGIYVSEEYGGSGLSRLDATLIFEALAMADPAIGSFLSIHNMCGGMIDKFGKEEDKQKWLPALCSMEKVFSYCLTEPGSGSDAAALKTRAEKTDEGYVLNGNKAFISGGNYSDVYVTMCRTGEDGPKGISTVVVEAGTPGLSFGANERKMGWKAQPTSQVQFDDCTIPHENLLGEESKGFVYAMAGLDGGRLNISAGALGGAQKALDLTLQYMGERKAFGKTIDQFQALQFRLAEYETKLQAARTFLRQAAWKLDNGAHDASKFCAMAKLMVTDVSFEVANGCLQLHGGYGYLSDYGIEKIVRDLRVHQILEGTNEIMRLIVGRQLLAERDRG, encoded by the coding sequence ATGGATTTCGCGCTTTCCGAGGAACAGACCCTCATTTTCGATATGGCCAAAAGCTTTGGGGAAGAAAACATCGCCCCCAACTCCGAGAAATGGGAGGCCGAAGAAACCATCCCGAAAGAGCTGTGGCCGCAACTGGCCGAGCTGGGTTTCGGCGGCATCTATGTATCCGAAGAATACGGCGGTTCGGGCCTGTCGCGTCTTGACGCCACGCTGATCTTCGAAGCGCTGGCCATGGCCGACCCGGCCATTGGGTCTTTCCTGTCGATCCACAACATGTGCGGCGGCATGATCGACAAGTTCGGTAAGGAAGAAGACAAGCAGAAATGGCTCCCGGCACTCTGCTCGATGGAGAAAGTCTTCTCGTACTGCTTGACCGAACCCGGTTCGGGATCGGACGCAGCCGCGCTGAAAACCCGCGCCGAAAAGACCGACGAAGGCTATGTGTTGAACGGCAACAAGGCGTTCATCTCGGGTGGCAACTATTCCGACGTTTACGTCACCATGTGCCGCACCGGCGAAGATGGCCCCAAGGGCATCTCGACCGTGGTTGTCGAAGCCGGCACGCCGGGTCTGAGCTTTGGTGCAAATGAGCGCAAAATGGGATGGAAGGCACAGCCGACCTCTCAGGTGCAGTTCGATGATTGCACCATTCCTCACGAAAATCTGCTGGGCGAAGAAAGCAAAGGCTTTGTCTATGCCATGGCCGGTTTGGACGGCGGACGTCTGAACATCTCGGCTGGTGCGCTGGGTGGTGCACAAAAGGCGCTGGATCTGACCCTGCAATACATGGGCGAACGCAAGGCCTTCGGCAAAACCATTGACCAGTTCCAGGCGCTGCAATTCCGTCTGGCCGAGTATGAAACCAAGCTGCAAGCCGCACGTACCTTCCTGCGCCAAGCCGCATGGAAGTTGGACAATGGCGCGCATGATGCGTCGAAATTCTGCGCCATGGCCAAGCTGATGGTCACGGATGTTTCCTTTGAGGTCGCCAATGGCTGCCTGCAACTGCATGGCGGTTATGGCTATCTGTCCGACTATGGCATCGAGAAGATCGTGCGTGACCTGCGCGTACACCAGATCCTTGAAGGCACGAACGAGATCATGCGCCTGATCGTCGGTCGTCAGCTTCTGGCCGAGCGCGACCGCGGCTAA
- a CDS encoding enoyl-CoA hydratase/isomerase family protein has protein sequence MSDISIRKEGKAGRITLTRPEALNALSYDMCLAIDAALIKWADDDDVALILIDAEGDRAFCAGGDIREIYEIGLSGDHTRAQEFWRDEYRMNARLFEFPKPVVSFMQGFTMGGGVGVGCHGSHRIMARSSRMAMPECGIGLVPDVGGSMILAHAPGRLGEYIGMTGARLAPGDAIHAGFADYVIRQAEWDALKADLIRTGDPSHIDEAAIPPIPGNLSAMQPMIDAHFGGGSLGEIVASLRAEDSQFAENTLELLGRNSPLSMACTVEMLHRMSDTRDVRTTLELEYRFVYRALEHSDLVEGIRAAVIDKDRNPNWEYDMENLPQEAVEHMLAPLGDKKLTF, from the coding sequence ATGTCGGATATCTCGATCCGAAAAGAAGGCAAAGCTGGGCGGATCACTTTGACCCGCCCAGAGGCCCTGAATGCACTTAGCTATGACATGTGTCTGGCCATCGACGCAGCCCTGATCAAATGGGCCGATGATGACGACGTTGCGCTGATCCTGATCGACGCCGAGGGCGACCGCGCCTTCTGTGCCGGTGGTGACATCCGCGAGATTTACGAGATCGGCCTGTCGGGCGATCACACCCGTGCGCAGGAATTCTGGCGCGACGAATATCGTATGAACGCGCGCTTGTTCGAATTCCCGAAACCCGTGGTCAGCTTCATGCAGGGCTTCACCATGGGTGGTGGCGTTGGCGTGGGCTGTCACGGCTCACACCGGATCATGGCGCGTTCGTCACGTATGGCGATGCCGGAATGCGGGATCGGGCTGGTGCCGGATGTGGGCGGGTCGATGATCTTGGCCCATGCGCCGGGACGGTTGGGTGAGTATATCGGCATGACCGGTGCACGCCTTGCGCCGGGCGATGCCATCCATGCCGGCTTTGCTGATTACGTGATCCGTCAGGCCGAATGGGACGCGCTGAAGGCGGATTTGATCCGCACCGGTGACCCAAGCCACATCGACGAGGCCGCGATCCCACCGATCCCCGGCAACCTGTCGGCCATGCAGCCGATGATCGACGCCCATTTCGGCGGCGGCAGCTTGGGCGAAATCGTTGCCTCTCTGCGCGCCGAAGACAGCCAGTTTGCCGAAAACACGCTAGAGCTTCTGGGCCGGAACTCGCCCTTGTCGATGGCCTGCACGGTCGAGATGCTGCACCGTATGTCGGACACTCGTGACGTGCGGACCACGCTCGAACTGGAATACCGCTTCGTCTATCGTGCGCTGGAACATTCCGATCTGGTAGAAGGCATTCGTGCCGCCGTGATCGACAAAGATCGTAACCCAAACTGGGAATACGACATGGAAAACCTGCCGCAAGAGGCAGTCGAACATATGCTTGCCCCTTTGGGCGACAAGAAACTGACATTCTAG
- the mmsB gene encoding 3-hydroxyisobutyrate dehydrogenase produces the protein MKIGFIGLGNMGGPMAANLAKAGHEVTGFDMAPVEIEGVALAASGAEAAAGKDVVVTMLPNGQILRAVANEIVPAMDKGAAFVDCSTVDVESARAVAEQAVAAGLLPVDAPVSGGVGGASGGTLTFMAGGSAEAFAKVDPLFDIMGQKAVHCGDSGAGQAAKICNNMILGITMIGTCEAFALADKLGLDRQKMFDVVSTSSGYSWTMNAYCPAPGVGPASPADNDYQPGFAAELMLKDLRLSQQAAEAADADTPMGQAATDLYTQFVENEDGLGMDFSAMLPRFEKRGRS, from the coding sequence ATGAAAATCGGATTTATCGGACTGGGCAACATGGGTGGCCCAATGGCTGCAAACTTGGCCAAGGCCGGTCACGAGGTCACCGGGTTTGACATGGCTCCGGTCGAGATCGAAGGCGTGGCGTTGGCGGCATCGGGTGCAGAAGCGGCTGCTGGCAAAGACGTGGTTGTGACCATGCTTCCCAACGGCCAAATCCTGCGTGCTGTTGCCAATGAAATCGTACCCGCGATGGACAAAGGCGCGGCTTTCGTCGATTGCTCGACTGTAGACGTGGAAAGCGCACGCGCTGTGGCTGAACAAGCCGTAGCGGCCGGCCTTCTGCCCGTAGACGCCCCCGTGTCGGGTGGCGTTGGCGGTGCATCGGGTGGCACGCTGACCTTCATGGCTGGCGGTTCGGCCGAGGCGTTTGCCAAGGTCGATCCCCTATTCGACATCATGGGTCAGAAAGCCGTGCATTGCGGCGACAGCGGTGCAGGTCAGGCCGCCAAGATCTGCAACAACATGATCCTTGGCATCACCATGATCGGCACCTGCGAAGCCTTCGCGCTGGCCGACAAGCTGGGTCTTGATCGTCAAAAGATGTTTGACGTTGTGTCGACTTCGTCGGGCTATAGCTGGACGATGAATGCCTATTGTCCCGCCCCGGGTGTTGGCCCGGCGTCGCCTGCCGACAATGACTATCAGCCGGGCTTTGCTGCTGAGTTGATGCTGAAAGATCTGCGTCTGAGCCAGCAAGCGGCCGAAGCAGCAGATGCGGACACGCCGATGGGTCAAGCGGCCACCGACCTTTACACGCAGTTCGTCGAAAACGAAGACGGTCTGGGCATGGATTTCTCGGCCATGTTGCCGCGCTTTGAAAAACGCGGTCGCAGCTAA
- a CDS encoding Crp/Fnr family transcriptional regulator, with the protein MSWTEHTDQIAGLDAPARALLDTLAPMDVADGAVLFCPGEAVKGYVVMLSGQVDVNLIGPNGRDILLYRVAPGQSCIQSTLGLLGGDAYTAEATAETPARLVLIPRDVFFALLDSSPGFRRLVFGAFAERMQSMMQLIENVSFMSVEARLAALILDRCGPDGCLHMTQAEMATAIGTAREVISRRLDKMAHAGSVAHERGVVRVMDRKALNRIVNGTAF; encoded by the coding sequence ATGAGCTGGACCGAACACACAGATCAAATCGCCGGGCTGGACGCTCCAGCCCGCGCACTTTTGGACACGCTTGCCCCGATGGATGTGGCAGATGGGGCTGTATTGTTTTGCCCCGGAGAGGCCGTGAAAGGCTATGTCGTCATGCTGTCTGGGCAGGTCGATGTGAACCTGATCGGCCCCAATGGGCGCGATATTCTGCTCTATCGCGTGGCACCGGGCCAAAGCTGCATCCAGTCGACGCTGGGGCTGCTGGGCGGAGACGCCTATACTGCTGAAGCCACCGCCGAAACCCCTGCCCGTCTGGTCCTGATCCCGCGCGACGTGTTCTTCGCACTTCTGGACAGTTCGCCCGGCTTTCGGCGACTGGTCTTTGGTGCCTTTGCCGAGCGCATGCAGTCGATGATGCAGCTGATCGAGAACGTCTCGTTCATGAGTGTCGAGGCCCGTCTGGCCGCCCTTATTCTGGACCGCTGTGGGCCAGATGGGTGTTTACACATGACACAGGCCGAGATGGCTACAGCGATCGGCACCGCACGCGAGGTGATCTCGCGCCGGTTGGACAAGATGGCACATGCGGGTTCTGTTGCACATGAACGCGGTGTCGTAAGGGTTATGGATCGCAAAGCGCTAAACAGAATCGTCAACGGGACAGCTTTTTAA
- a CDS encoding YgaP family membrane protein, whose product MLKHNEGNLDRILRVVAGLALLGWYFFAGGPIWALIGIVPLATGALGSCPVYSIFGINTCKLKNKAQ is encoded by the coding sequence ATGCTCAAACATAACGAAGGCAATCTGGATCGCATCCTGCGCGTAGTCGCGGGGCTCGCCCTGCTGGGGTGGTATTTCTTCGCTGGCGGCCCGATCTGGGCGCTGATCGGTATTGTACCGTTGGCAACTGGCGCGCTGGGATCCTGCCCGGTGTATTCGATCTTCGGGATCAACACCTGCAAGCTTAAAAACAAAGCTCAATAA